One genomic window of Podarcis muralis chromosome 9, rPodMur119.hap1.1, whole genome shotgun sequence includes the following:
- the PLK4 gene encoding serine/threonine-protein kinase PLK4, translating into MATCIGDKIEDFKVGNLLGKGSFAGVYRAVSLKTGLEVAIKMIDKKAMHKAGMVQRVQNEVKIHCQLKHPSILELYNYFEDSNYVYLILEMCHNGEMSRYLKNRKTRFSEEEVRNFMHQIITGMLYLHSHGILHRDLTLSNLLLTNNMNIKIADFGLATQLTMPHEKHYTMCGTPNYISPEIATRSAHGLESDVWSLGCMLFTLLAGRPPFDTDTVKNTLNKVVLADYEMPVFLSEEAQDLIHQLLRKNPADRLSLSSVLDHPFMSKCNSARSKDSGTVEDSMDSGNATISTAASASPSVSTSGCLKEKKRLLGGQPLPNKMTILPKNKNASEVSSGYGSSSHNNWGLPVKEMGNTGRGRAMQLIEERPHSRYLRRAHSSERSGSSHSQGQGVLNNVERCHSLEILSKSRGGLIGNRKDFSPATSHGDIPTVFKEKFPTSSGSMENKLSPPVKDQAHSNYLCPMKPSVGLLEPKSQAETMQQWLGNMQLNAQMQEPLYDSSGDFRFHLGVPQETLKNAWNGLKCRRPPESAQPTAPAVGPLDTRKYTAEKALPAPAFGLPLASESRRNGGKERQYGHPKPALQSVVSPLNAHRLKPIRQKTKNAVVSILDAGEVYMEFLKEYNSQEFVKEVLRISCDGSAVTVYHPNEGKGIPLNNRPPPPPEDSNIYSFGNLPEKYWKKYQYAAKFVQLVRSKTPKVTFYTRYAKCMLMENSPPADVEICFYDGAKIHKTAGVIRVIEKSGKAYTIKEESKIGLEKDIQIYVDHANEGHRICLALESAILTEERNGSVPFFPIIVGRKPGNPESPKALVLPPTLPDTSPSLAEIALMKRDTATSSDASSEVPNINPPISAYEGSACTSATTESRSTLSHPNECAVNSAQLLKSVFVKNVGWASQLTSGAVWVQFNDGSQLVAQAGVSSITYTSPAGDTVRYGENEKLPEYIKEKLHCLSSILVMFTNPAGPH; encoded by the exons atggcgACCTGCATCGGCGACAAGATTGAG gaTTTCAAGGTGGGGAACCTTCTGGGGAAGGGCTCCTTTGCAGGAGTCTACAGAGCAGTATCCCTGAAAACAGGCCTAGAAGTTGCCATCAAAATG ATTGACAAAAAGGCTATGCACAAAGCTGGAATGGTGCAAAGAGTTCAAAATGAAGTGAAGATACACTGTCAACTAAAACATCCCTCTATACTTGAG TTGTATAACTACTTTGAAGATAGCAACTATGTGTACCTGATACTAGAGATGTGTCACAATGGAGAAATGAGCAGATATTTAAAGAACAGAAAGACCCGTTTCTCTGAAGAAGAAG TTCGGAACTTCATGCACCAGATTATTACAGGGATGTTATATCTTCATTCCCATGGAATATTACACCGGGACCTTACACTCTCTAATCTTTTACTCACCAACAATATGAACATCAAGATTGCTGACTTTGGACTTGCAACCCAACTGACAATGCCTCATGAAAAGCATTACACAATGTGTGGGACTCCTAATTACATTTCTCCAGAAATAGCCACAAGAAGTGCGCATGGGCTTGAGTCTGATGTCTGGTCCTTGGGCTGCATGCTCTTTACTCTTCTGGCCGGAAGACCACCTTTTGATACTGATACGGTAAAGAACACCTTGAACAAAGTGGTGCTGGCAGATTATGAAATGCCAGTGTTTTTGTCAGAAGAGGCTCAAGACCTTATTCACCAGTTGCTTCGCAAAAATCCAGCAGATCGTTTAAGCCTTTCGTCTGTATTGGATCATCCTTTTATGTCCAAGTGTAactcagcaagaagcaaagattcAGGAACTGTAGAGGATTCAATGGACAGTGGAAATGCCACCATTTctactgctgcttctgcctctcCCAGTGTCAGTACAAGTGGCTGcttaaaggagaagaaaagacttctAGGGGGTCAGCCACTTCCCAACAAAATGACCATTCTTCCTAAAAATAAGAATGCCAGTGAAGTCTCATCTGGCTATGGAAGTAGTTCCCATAACAACTGGGGACTCCCAGTAAAAGAAATGGGAAATACTGGTAGGGGAAGAGCAATGCAGCTGATTGAAGAAAGACCGCATTCGCGCTACCTCAGGAGAGCACACTCCTCTGAAAGATCCGGCTCATCCCATAGTCAGGGTCAAGGAGTACTAAATAATGTGGAGAGATGCCATTCCCTGGAAATCCTCTCAAAGTCCAGAGGAGGACTAATAGGAAACAGGAAGGATTTTTCACCTGCAACTAGCCATGGTGATATTCCTACTGTATTTAAAGAAAAATTTCCGACCAGCTCTGGCTCAATGGAAAATAAACTGTCTCCACCTGTGAAAGATCAAGCTCA TTCAAATTATCTCTGTCCAATGAAGCCCAGCGTTGGTTTATTAGAACCGAAGTCCCAAGCTGAAACAATGCAGCAGTGGCTTGGAAATATGCAACTAAATG CTCAGATGCAGGAACCTTTATATGACAGTAGTGGAGATTTTCGATTCCATCTTGGTGTGCCTCAAGAAACACTGAAAAATGCATGGAATGGCTTAAAATGCAGAAGACCCCCTGAATCTGCACAACCAACAGCACCAGCTGTAGGGCCACTGGACACAAGGAAATAcactgctgagaaggctctgCCAGCACCTGCATTTGGTCTCCCTCTAGCGTCTGAAAGCAGAAGAAATGGGGGCAAAGAGCGACAATATGGACATCCGAAACCTGCACTGCAAAGTGTTGTATCACCTCTGAATGCTCATAGACTAAAGCCAAttaggcaaaaaacaaaaaatgcagtg GTGAGTATTCTAGATGCAGGAGAAGTATACATGGAATTTCTAAAAGAATATAATTCACAAGAGTTTGTAAAAGAAGTTCTGAGGATTTCTTGTGATGGAAGTGCA GTCACAGTTTACCACCCAAATGAAGGAAAAGGCATCCCTCTGAATAACAGAcccccaccacctcctgaggactCAAATATATATAGTTTTGGCAACTTGCCAG AGAAGTACTGGAAAAAGTATCAGTATGCTGCCAAATTTGTGCAGTTGGTAAGATCCAAAACTCCCAAAGTCACCTTCTATACAAGATATGCCAAGTGTATGTTGATGGAAAACTCCCCTCCTGCAGATGTGGAAATTTGTTTTTATGATG ggGCAAAAATCCACAAGACAGCGGGCGTAATTAGAGTAATAGAAAAATCTGGAAAAGCCTACACTATAAAAGAGGAGAGTAAAATTGGTTTAGAAAAGGATATACAAATATATGTGGATCATGCAAATGAG GGACATCGCATTTGTCTTGCACTGGAATCTGCAATTTTGACTGAAGAAAGAAATGGAAGTGTTCCATTTTTCCCCATTATTGTTGGGCG GAAACCAGGAAATCCTGAGTCTCCAAAGGCTTTAGTGCTCCCTCCCACTTTGCCAGATACAAGCCCTTCTTTGGCGGAAATAGCCTTGATGAAGAGAGATACCGCCACCAGCTCTGATGCTTCAAGTGAAGTGCCTAACATTAATCCCCCA ATATCGGCATATGAAGGATCTGCATGTACATCAGCAACAACTGAATCAAGGAGCACCCTAAGTCACCCAAATGAGTGTGCTGTAAATTCAGCTCAACTGTTAAAGTCTGTCTTTGTAAAGAATGTTGGCTGGGCTTCTCAG CTGACTAGTGGAGCAGTATGGGTTCAGTTTAATGATGGATCCCAGTTGGTAGCTCAAGCTGGCGTTTCCTCCATCACATATACATCTCCAGCTGGTGACACAGTGAG GTATGGAGAGAATGAAAAATTGCCAGAGTACATCAAAGAGAAGTTGCATTGTTTATCTTCCATTCTGGTCATGTTTACCAATCCAGCTGGTCCGCACTGA
- the MFSD8 gene encoding major facilitator superfamily domain-containing protein 8 — protein MADDAVWEAAPEGQEEPLLDPRTPSWRSDGVMETLQHYNSRWRSIRIMYLTMFFSSVGFSIVIMSIWPYLQQIDKTADPSFLGWIIASYSIGQMIASPFFGTWSNYRPRREPLVVSTTISVAANFLYAYVHLPTSHNKYYMLVARALVGFGAGNVAVVRSYIAGATSLTERTSAMANTSACQAVGFILGPVFQTLFTLIGEQGVTWRTIHLQINMYTTPALFGALLGIINIVLIFAMFREHHVDDMGRPQSSINFETEENEQRSQDSQATIDHVAVVSTNLLFLVVLFVFAVFETIATPLTMDMYSWTRKKAVFINGLILGAVGIESVIVFLAVKVLSKRTGERAILYGGLVIILVGFFVLLPWGHQLPNIQWEDIKNNSIPRMTFGESLASLRTLEWMLPSSNTSEATGCPMSQSWCLYTPVIYFGQYITTVILLGLGYPACNVMSYTLYSKIIGPKPQGVYMGWLTASGSAARILGPVFVSQLYTYLGPRWAFSLICGIVLLSLLLLEIVYKRLVAFSVLYQRLQEQIS, from the exons ATGGCCGACGATGCTGTTTGGGAAGCTGCGCCTGAAGGGCAGGAGGAGCCTTTGCTGGACCCCCGGACCCCCAGTTGGAG ATCTGATGGTGTTATGGAAACCCTACAGCATTACAATAGCCGGTGGAGATCCATTCGGATAATGTATCTCACAATGTTCTTCAGCAGTGTTG GTTTTTCTATTGTGATTATGTCAATATGGCCCTATCTTCAACAG ATAGATAAAACTGCAGATCCAAGTTTCCTGGGCTGGATTATTGCTTCATATAGCATTGGTCAGATGATAGCTTCCCCCTTCTTTGGCACATGGTCCAATTACAGACCAAGAAGAGAGCCTCTTGTAGTTTCAACTACCATTTCAGTGGCTGCTAACTTTCTTTATGCCTATGTCCATTTACCTACATCACACAACAAATACTACATGCTGGTTGCTCGAGCTCTGGTGGGGTTTGGCGCAG GAAATGTAGCAGTAGTTCGGTCATACATTGCTGGTGCCACCTCTCTTACCGAAAGAACTAGCGCCATGGCAAACACTAGTGCTTGTCAAGCAGTGGGTTTCATACTGGGACCAG TTTTTCAGACCCTCTTTACGCTTATTGGAGAACAAGGAGTCACATGGAGAACCATTCATCTTCAGATAAACATGTACACCACACCAGCACTATTTGGAGCTCTCCTAGGAATCATCAACATTGTTTTGATATTTGCTATGTTTAG AGAACATCATGTAGATGACATGGGAAGACCACAAAGCAGCATTAACTTCGAAACTGAAG AAAACGAGCAGAGGAGTCAAGATAGTCAAGCAACCATTGACCATGTGGCTGTTGTATCAACAAACCTTCTTTTCCTTGTTGTCTTATTTGTTTTTGCAGTCTTTGAAAC CATAGCCACACCGTTGACAATGGATATGTATTCCTGGACCAGGAAAAAAGCAGTGTTTATCAATGGATTAATCCTTGGTGCAGTTGGCATTGAATCGGTCATTGTGTTTTTAGCAGTTAAAGTACTTTCCAAAAG GACTGGTGAACGTGCTATACTCTATGGAGGCCTAGTGATTATCTTGGTTGGATTCTTTGTCTTACTACCGTGGGGACATCAGTTACCTAATATCCAGTGGGAAG ATATAAAGAATAATTCTATTCCAAGAATGACTTTTGGTGAAAGCCTTGCCTCTCTCCGGACACTAGAATGGATGCTTCCATCCAGTAATACTTCTGAAGCAACAGGATGTCCTATGTCACAGTCCTGGTGCCTCTATACTCCAGTCATCTATTTCGGCCAATATATCACTACTGTCATTCTACTAGGACTTGGTTATCCAGCCTGTAATGTTATGTCTTACACTTTATATTCAAAGATCATAGGACCAAAGCCCCAG GGTGTCTACATGGGCTGGTTGACTGCCTCCGGAAGTGCTGCACGTATACTTGGCCCAGTCTTTGTTAGTCAACTCTACACGTACTTGGGACCCCGCTGGGCGTTCAGCTTAATATGTGGAAttgttctcctctctctcttactTTTGGAAATTGTGTACAAGAGACTTGTTGCATTTTCTGTCCTATATCAGAGACTTCAAGAGCAGATCTCCTAG